In Haloarcula sp. H-GB4, a single genomic region encodes these proteins:
- a CDS encoding tRNA sulfurtransferase encodes MHPSDADSVLVRHGELGVKSDQVRRKMEQQLADNLRAMFDARGLSGDIEQRRNRLFIHTDQPEGVTAAAADTFGVTSASAVTTIEPTLSAIEAALAATTREQYDGGAFAVNARRAGPADAHPFSSTDIESDGGTAVWEAIDELGGDPAVDLDDPDFELFVECRADEAYVFCEKRSGPGGLPLGTQRPVVALISGGIDSPVAAWKLMKRGAPVIPVYVDLGDYGGPDHRARAVSTVKTLASYAPGHDLSINVVDAGDVVTDLSKNLGALRMLVLRRFMLTVAEGIAHNCDAVGIVTGEAIGQKSSQTSANIAVTDAATTLPVHRPNLTVDKSDITNHARTIGTFEDSTIDTGCNRVAPSHPETNATLEAVRAAEPDGLFERAEACVQDRTVVPIES; translated from the coding sequence CGGCGTCAAGAGCGACCAAGTCCGTCGAAAGATGGAGCAGCAGCTGGCGGACAATCTCCGCGCAATGTTCGACGCGCGCGGCTTGTCAGGAGACATTGAACAGCGCCGGAACCGACTGTTTATCCACACTGACCAACCAGAGGGTGTGACCGCAGCCGCGGCCGACACGTTTGGCGTCACCTCCGCCTCGGCGGTCACGACCATCGAACCGACGCTGTCTGCAATCGAAGCGGCACTGGCCGCAACCACGCGAGAACAGTACGATGGTGGCGCTTTCGCTGTCAACGCTCGCCGGGCGGGGCCGGCGGACGCACATCCCTTTTCGAGTACAGACATCGAATCCGACGGCGGGACCGCCGTCTGGGAGGCAATCGATGAACTGGGCGGCGATCCCGCTGTCGACCTCGACGACCCCGATTTCGAACTGTTCGTCGAGTGTCGCGCGGACGAGGCGTACGTCTTCTGTGAGAAACGTTCGGGCCCGGGCGGACTCCCGCTCGGAACTCAGCGGCCCGTTGTCGCCCTCATCAGTGGTGGTATCGACTCGCCTGTCGCCGCCTGGAAGCTCATGAAACGCGGCGCACCTGTGATTCCAGTCTACGTCGACCTCGGTGACTACGGTGGCCCCGACCACCGGGCGCGAGCCGTTTCGACCGTCAAAACGCTTGCCTCGTACGCTCCCGGGCACGACCTGTCCATCAACGTCGTTGACGCCGGTGACGTCGTCACCGACCTCTCGAAAAATCTCGGGGCGCTTCGAATGCTCGTGCTCCGCCGGTTCATGCTCACAGTCGCCGAGGGTATCGCGCACAACTGCGACGCTGTCGGCATCGTCACCGGCGAAGCTATCGGGCAGAAATCCAGCCAGACGAGCGCGAACATTGCCGTCACCGATGCCGCGACCACACTCCCGGTGCACCGACCGAACCTCACCGTCGACAAGTCCGACATAACCAATCATGCGCGAACTATCGGGACCTTTGAGGACTCGACAATCGACACCGGTTGCAACCGTGTCGCACCATCGCACCCGGAAACCAATGCCACGCTAGAAGCGGTCCGGGCGGCCGAACCCGACGGCCTGTTCGAGCGCGCCGAAGCCTGTGTTCAGGACCGCACTGTCGTCCCCATCGAAAGCTAA
- a CDS encoding DUF5804 family protein, with the protein MTQVCLVGSDDVNLRYELLSRETARNALATYDLQEPFANTVAIDTVSLGAAVALLNDLNWYLVRFANAAFVRDPSISETEWLSRNLAAAIRDDDIAPEDTGRFLKVYGIVEPDRTSDADDETQTEEVSTLDTKAMEADGPPELVEPMLLTRTGNTIPEYDLQDVDETLIVRVTESEFGA; encoded by the coding sequence ATGACGCAGGTCTGTCTCGTCGGGAGCGACGACGTGAACCTTCGATACGAACTCCTCTCTCGCGAGACTGCGCGGAACGCACTTGCCACCTACGACCTGCAGGAACCGTTCGCGAATACCGTCGCCATCGACACCGTGAGCCTCGGAGCGGCAGTGGCGCTGCTCAACGACTTGAACTGGTATCTCGTCCGCTTCGCGAACGCCGCATTCGTTCGGGATCCATCGATTAGTGAGACTGAGTGGCTCTCTCGGAACCTCGCCGCGGCGATACGGGACGATGACATTGCGCCCGAAGACACCGGGCGCTTCCTCAAGGTGTACGGTATCGTCGAGCCGGACAGGACCAGCGACGCTGACGATGAAACCCAGACCGAAGAAGTGTCAACACTCGACACGAAGGCGATGGAAGCCGATGGCCCACCGGAACTGGTCGAGCCGATGCTCCTGACACGGACTGGCAACACGATTCCCGAGTACGATCTTCAAGACGTGGATGAAACGCTCATCGTTAGAGTGACCGAGTCGGAGTTCGGTGCCTGA
- a CDS encoding PLP-dependent cysteine synthase family protein has product MKDSILDTIGSPLVSVRAPEGATVAAKIESFNPGGSAKDRPAKYMIDSAERNGMLEPGDTLVEPTSGNTGIGMAMVGATKGYDVVLVMPSSKSPERRQIMKAYGADIELVEGDISDAKERANELCERDDYVQLRQFENSANPTAHYETTGEEILEQVGDRTVDALVAGVGTGGTLTGTGRRLREAFPEMDIVAVEPADNAVLSGMDPGTGEDSFQGMGPGFVSDNLDTDLLDDVLTVELPDAEDECRRLAHEEGILVGQSSGASNLAAREVAEQLVADDVDDPLVVTVYWDSGERYMSTGMFD; this is encoded by the coding sequence TGAAAGACTCTATTCTCGATACGATCGGGTCCCCGCTGGTCTCGGTTCGCGCACCGGAGGGGGCAACTGTTGCAGCGAAAATCGAGTCGTTCAATCCCGGGGGGTCCGCGAAGGACCGACCGGCGAAGTACATGATTGACTCCGCTGAGCGGAACGGCATGCTCGAACCGGGTGATACGCTCGTCGAACCGACGAGTGGCAACACCGGTATCGGGATGGCGATGGTTGGAGCGACGAAGGGGTACGACGTGGTGCTAGTGATGCCGTCCTCCAAGTCGCCGGAGCGCCGACAGATAATGAAGGCTTACGGTGCGGATATCGAACTAGTTGAGGGCGATATCTCCGACGCGAAAGAGCGCGCAAACGAACTCTGCGAGCGCGACGACTACGTCCAGCTCCGGCAGTTCGAGAACTCGGCGAACCCGACAGCGCACTACGAGACGACGGGTGAGGAGATACTCGAACAGGTGGGCGACCGGACCGTCGACGCGCTGGTCGCGGGCGTCGGCACTGGTGGCACACTCACTGGGACCGGCCGTCGGTTGCGTGAGGCGTTCCCCGAGATGGATATCGTCGCGGTCGAGCCGGCGGACAACGCTGTACTTTCGGGGATGGACCCGGGTACTGGTGAAGACAGCTTCCAGGGAATGGGGCCGGGGTTCGTCAGTGACAATCTCGATACCGATCTGCTAGACGACGTGCTGACAGTCGAACTCCCGGATGCAGAAGACGAGTGCCGGCGACTCGCCCACGAGGAGGGCATCCTCGTCGGCCAGTCCTCGGGTGCGTCGAACCTCGCGGCAAGAGAGGTAGCTGAGCAACTCGTCGCGGACGACGTTGACGACCCGCTCGTCGTCACAGTCTACTGGGACAGCGGCGAGCGGTATATGTCGACCGGAATGTTCGACTGA